GGAGCAAGTTGGCATCTTCAAACAAGGTGCGCAATCCAAAATGAAAAGATAAATCTTTAATCTCAATCATATTTATATTATATGAAATTCCCCCCTCTGCTCGCCGTAAAGGTTGGTTTTTTAGGCGAGGCTTAGGCGAAAGCAGAAGCAAATGTAAATTTGATAAAATATGAACATGCAACATCCTTTTATCTCCCTAGATTTTGGTAGCGGGCAAATTTCCGCCGTGCTGACTGTATATGACGAACAAACGCTCTCTTGCCGCGTTCGCCATGCTTTGCGCGAGCCTTGCCCGTCCGTTAACGGATGCTATATCTTGGATTTTGATAAAACAGTACGTTGTTTGAACAAAATATTCTCTCAGTTTCAGGAATATATAGATTTTGCACCCACCGTTTCTGTAGGGTTAAGAGGAGACTTTTTAAGTTTTCGCCGTTCCGCCGGATTTAAACCTATTGAAAACCAAGACCAAATCATCACATCCAAAGACGTGCAGGAAGTGTTGGATAATTCTATTCCCATTAATTTAAGTGAAATATTGGAAGTGGTAGATTTATTCGCCCAATCTTATACGGTTGACGGAAATGCCGGTGTACAGAACCCTGTTGGATTATTCGCCAATTGTTTAGATGCGGAAACTTTTTTATCTTTAGGCCTTAAAACTCATTTAAATAATTTAAACCGCGTGTTGGCAGCCGCCGGTTGTGAAGATTTTGAAGCTGTCCCTACCATTTTAGCCTTAGCGCATCAGTTGCTTAAACCGGAAGAAAAAAAAGGTTCTTTGTTGCTATTAGACATTGGCGCACAAAATAGTTCTGCCTTGCTTTATCACAAGGGAATTATAGAGGCCGCATGGGAAATCCCGCAAGGGGCTGATATTGTGGCACAAGAAGTATCCGAAGTATTACAAAACGAACTCAGCCAAGCCAAAGCCATTTTAAAAGATTATACCTATGGCGATGATGACGTCATGGACGATTTGTTGGATGAAGCAGCCACCAAAATGTTGCTAACCTTACGCAAGACATTGATTTTAGAGCCACGCTATGCAAAATATGCTCCCTCTGTAGTGGTATTAACGGGTGGCGGTGTGGGCATACATGTAAAAAATGCCGCCCAAAAAGCACTCGGCATTCGGCGCGCCAGATTGGCCAATTTTGAGCATTTGATTGCAGACGGAGAAGAAATGTTGGCTGCGCAATATACGTCTGCGTTGGCTTTGGCACGTCATTCTCAACAACATGGCGGACGCAAATTATCCTCCCCCAAAGAAAAGGTCAGCGGCTTATTAGACCGCATGCTTTCCAAACTTGGGTTAAACTCTTTCTTTTTCTAAATTATTTTTTTATACTTCTAACAAATTCAGCAACTGAAAAACACAGGGTAAAACATAAAGTTTTACCCTGTGTATCATTTTCCAATTCCGGCAAAAGCCCTTTTTATTTATCCAATGCTTCTAACATCGCGGGAATTACTTCATACAAATCTCCTTCCACCGCGTAATGCGCCATCTTCATAATAGGGGCTTCGGGGTCTTTGTTAATAGCCACCAACACATCTGCCCCACTGCAGCCGGCCATGTGCTGGATTTGGCCTGAAATACCGCAAGCAATATAAAGTTTGGGCTTAACCGTTCTTCCCGTAAGACCGATTTGACGGCGATATTCAATCCACCCACTATCCACCGGCGGTCTGGTAGCAGCCACCGCACCGCCTAAACGTACGGCCAATTTGTTTAACAATTCAAATCCTTCCGCTTTACCCAAACCGCGTCCACCGGCCACGATGACTTCGGCTTCAGAAAGGTCCAATCCTTCGCCTTCACTTTTAATAAACTTTAAAAATTTGGCCAAAGAAGTGTATTTTTGAGCATCAAAAGCAAACTCAACCAACTCTGCTGTTTTCCCTTCCGTTTTGGCAGCTTTGGGATAAGACATCGGACGCAAAGAACACATTTCCGGCCGAGTACGCGTACAGGTAATGGTGGCCATGAGGTTTCCGCCAAAAGTAGGGCGCGTGGCATGCATTTGTCCGTCTTCTTTATTAATCACTACTTCGGTGGCATCAGCCGTTAAACCGGTACCGGCAAAAATAGCCGTTTTGGCAGATAAAGAACGGCCTAAATTGGTGGCAGGAAGCAAAAATTTATTAGGCTTATAGGCCGAAATCATGGCACTTAATGTTTTGGCCCATACGTCATCTATGTAATTTTCCAACGCAGGACTATCGCACACATACACTGTATCTGCACCATGCTCAAACAAATCTTGAGCAAATTTTTTGACATCTTTGCCCAACAAAACGGCACACAGTTTTTCTCCCAAATCAGTGGCCAAATTTTTCCCTGCCGTTAACAGTTCATAAGCAGTCGGGCTTATTTTACCTTGCGAAACTTCTGCCAAAATCCATACATTTTTCCATTCGTTCATAAATAAACCCTCTTAAATATATTTGTTTTCCTTGAGTAAGGCTACCAATTTGGCCGCTTTTTCTTTGGCATTAGTTCCCTCTATCACAAGGGCATTGGTGCAGCGTGTCGGAGAGAAAGACTTTACCACACGGGTCGGGCAATTTTTCACCCCTAATTTATTTTTATCGGCAGCAATATCATCGGCCGTCCATTTCACCACTTCGGCACGTTTGGCAGCTATGCGCCCTTTGATGCTGCGCACACGAGGATTACTGATTTCCTTCACCACACTGATCACACAGGGAAAAGGCAACTCTATCACGTCGGTACCGGCTTCGGTTAGACGTTCTACCGTCAGCCCTTTTTCTCCTACAGAAATGACCTTTTTGACAAAGGCAACATTAGGCCAATGCAACCATGCAGATATTTGAGGGCCGATATGCCCCGTATCACTATCGTTGGTTTGCTTTCCACAAATAATGACATCTATTTTTTCAATTTGGTCAATCTTTTCAGCACCCTTTGCTAGTGCATAACTGGTGGACCAAGTATCCGAGCCGGCAAAGGCCATATCGGAAAGTTGGTACACTTTATCGGCACCGCGCGCAATACTGTCGCGCAACACATTTTCCGCCGCCGCAGGCCCCATAGTAATCACAGACACTGTGCCGCCCATTTGTTCCTTCAGCACCACTGCTTCTTCTAAGGCATATTCATCAAACGGATTTATAGCACTTTCGGCACCGGAGCGAATCAAACAACCGGTGACGGGGTCAATTTTTACATTGTCAGATTTGGGGGTTTGTTTCACACAAGCCAAAATATGCATATTACTCTCCTTTAGCGGCATATTCTTTAATCAAAGCCGCTATAATTTCATTTTTCTGAATATGCACCGTACCCTCATAAATTTGGGTAATTTTAGCATCGCGCATATATTTTTCTAACGGGAAATCACGCATATAAGCCACCCCACCGCACAGGGTGACACACTCATCAGCTACTTCCATTGCCGTATTGGCACAAAAGAGTTTGGCCATAGCACTGTATTTGGTCCAGCGCACCCCTTTTATTTTTTTCAATTCATCATGTACGGTGGTACCGTTTTGCAAAGCGGCTTTCACCGCCGGCAAAAATTCCTCGTCCATACGATGCGTCAAATTGTACACCATCGCCCGGCCGGCTTCGGTCTTTGCGGCCAGTTCAGCCACCTTGTGGGCTAAGGCTTGAAAAGTGATAATCGGCTGCCCGAATTGTTTGCGGGTGCGCAGATAAGGCACCGTTTCGTCCAATGCCCCTTGTGCAATACCTACCGCTTGGGCTGCCACTCCCGGACGGGAATAGTCTAAGGTTTCCTGTACATACAAAAGTCCACGCCCTTCAGAACCCAACAGGTTTTCTTTAGGGACACGTACATTTTCAAAAATAAGTTCATAGGTCGGATTGGTACGGATGCCCATCTTTTCTTCTTTTTTACCGAAGGTAAAACCGGGTGTTCCTTTTTCAATCACCAATAAAGAAATACCCCTCGCCCCACGAGAAGGGTTGGTATTAACGGCAACCGTATAAAAATCGGCCTCTTTACCGGTGGAAATAAAATGTTTGGTACCGTTTACTATATAATAATCACCCTCTTTAATAGCGGTGGTTTTCAAAGCAGTGGCATCGGAACCGGCTTCCGGCTCCGTAAGTGCAAAGGCCCATAACTTTTTACCGCTGGCCAAATCATAACACCAGCGTTCTCTTTGCTCCTGCGTAGCGGCCAAAAACATCGGAATTGCGCCCAAAGCCGTCGTTCCGGGTGTTAAGGCAAGGCCGGCACATACACGAGAAAATTCTTCAAATGCCATCGCCAAACAAGTAATTCCCCCTCCCAAACCGCCGTATTTTTCCGGCAACCAAACTCCAAACATTCCGCTTTTGCGAAATTCTTCTAAAATCTCCGGAGAAAAGACTTCCTTTTCGTCCATTTCAGCACGAACGGGTTTTAGTTTTTTCTGAGCAAACTCACGCGTTGCGTTTAAGGTTTCCTGCTCTATTTCGTTGATAGCGTAGTCCATTATTTATGCTCCCCCTTAGGCTGAAATTTCCGATGGGAATTATGCTTTTTATGACGGAAAAACTTTTTATGACGGCTCTGTTTTTTAGGCGCTAAAGAGCGGTAAAGCTGCTCTTGGCGGCGAATCATCACCGGCACCGTAAATTCACCAAAATCTCTACGTTCAATATTGTTTTTAAAGCGCTCACGCAAACCGTTATTGCGCAGTAAAGTGCGGATTTTTTCCGCCAATGCGGAAATATCTTTTACTTTGACTAAGAAACCGGTGCGATTATCCGTCACCACCTCGCTAATGCCGTCTACATCATAGCAAACGGCCGGTACTTGATGGGCCTGCGCCTCCAGCAAAGACATAGGCACCCCTTCACGCAAAGAAGTGCTGGCATAAACATCACTAATGGCCAAAAGTTCGTCTGTATCGCCGCGCCAACCCGGAAAGATGACCTGCTTTTCTATCCCCAAATGTTTGGCTAAGTTGGTAGCGGTGGTTTTTAATTCACCGTCACCGGTATATACGAAATAGACATTTTTCATCTTGCCCAGCACCTTATAAGCAGCTAATACAAAATGAAGCGGATTTTTAAGCGGCTTAAAATTAGCAATGGCCAGCACCACACGCGCAGTGGCAGGAATTTTTAAAGAAGCTTTTTTAGACGCCGGATTAAAATTAGAAGGAAGTTTACGTTCAAACTCAATACCTGCGCGAATAATTTCACTCTTGACTCCTTTACCAATACCCAGCTGGGCCGCTTCGGCAGCGTTTTTCTTGGAGACAAACACTAAAACATCTGTCATAGAGGAGCAAAATTTTTCCGTTTTTACAAAGAAATTAAAATGCTTGGCACCATGCTCTTTGGCAAAACCCAACCCATGAAACGTATGCACCACTTTTGCCTTTCTGTAAAATATACGCGCGGCAATACGGCCTAAAATACCGGCCTTCGGTGCGTTGGTATGCACAATGTGCGGACGCAGTTTGCGCATTAAAAGACCCATTTGAATAATGGCGATGGCATCATGAAAGCAATAGCGGGGGCGTACATCATGGCGCAAAGCAGGGATAAAATGTATATTTTTAAATTCCCGCTTTACTTTACCGTCTAAACGACCGCCTTTTCCGGCTGCCAAATGAGTTTCAAACTCACGTCTATCCAAGCGCTTAATTGTGGTAAGCACGCTGTTTTGTGCGCCACCTTGATCGAGCGCAGTAATAAAATACAGAATTCTTGTTTTTTCCATTAGTGTACTTCTCCGGTATGGGTATCTAATATACGGGCATTCGGAAAGTAATATTTGATAATACCTTGATAATCGCTGCCTCCGCGCGCCAATCCGTCTGCGCCGTTTACACACAGACCTACCCCGGTGCCGCTATCATAACCGCGCACCAATACGCGCACTACGTTTTTGCCTTTATACATGGGTACAAAATCAAAAAAGGTAGAGCGCATCGTCCCCGCACTCAATATATAACTCACTTCTTGCGGAGTTTGGGCTTCATAAGTACCTTTACTGCCCGTAAAGCGCATGGCTAACACGCGCCCGTTGGGAGAAAGTTTTGTTGGCGTCATGGCACGCAACGTGCCGAATTTCCCACGCGCATTCAAGCGCGCTTGTATATCTTTTCCGTCATACAAATAAATCCACTTCACATCCGCCCATTGGGTCTCATCATCAGGACGAGCGTATAAATCCGCCGGAGGGCTGGAAAGGATATATTTGGACAAATTGGCTGGGGAATAGGTATAGTTCGGGCGGTTTTGGGTATTGGCCACTTGGTCATAACTTACGCTGCCACAAGCTCCGTAGTAGCCCAAATCCGTACCGGACAGTTCTAAACCACGAGAGGCTTTGACTGCCTCCAACATGGCCAGCACCGTCAGATTAATTCCCTTAAACTTAAAATAAACGTCATTATCGGTAATATGATAAACTTGCGTTGCATTTTTTTCAGCAGCTTCTTTTAATGCGGCGCGAAATACCACCGCCAATGCCGCCAATGCTTGCGGATGTTGAACGGCTTGGGCCTGAGTGGCCAGCAAAGCCGGAATCAAATCCTCTATATACACATGATTGATAAGCAACATGCCTTCCTCTTGCGGAATAACTGTCAACGAGCCTTTTAATTCTTTATCGCTAAAATCAGCAGCAAACAAATCCTTTGCTTCAGCCTCTTTTACTACCAAAGTCTTCACCTCTTTTTCCGTAGCAATCGTAAACGGTTTTCTGGAGGAAAACTCCACATGCCCATACCTATCTTTAAAATCTACGGCTTTCGTCTCCGGATTAAAAGACAAGGTGCGCGTCACATAAGAAGGAGATTTCAACACCTCCCCCAAATGTTGGCTGCTGATGGTCATGATGCCGGAAGGAATCACATTTACTTTTTGCAAAGCAACAGGCTCTTGCCAACGGTTGGCATACAAAGCCATTTTGATAAGAGGTGAAGGAACGGAAGGTAAATCCTGCACAATGGGACGGTCTAAACGCAAGAAAAACAAATAATCGGACAAATTACCCGATAAATCTTTAGCAAAGCGAGACACCTGCTTTTTGGCTTTTTTATCGGCCGGATCTAAACTGTACAAAGTGGCATAAGATTGAAAAGCAGCAAGTTTATTTTGTTTATTTTTCGCCGCTAATTGCGCCAACATTTGCATAGCCGGGTAGTTATGCCCATCATGGCTCAAAGATTGTTGTAAAAAAACGGGGGCCTGATAACGTGAAGATTTTTTCTGTGCGGCCAAGCGGCCCATCATATATGAAGCAAAAGAAATCTTATACGGGTCAGAGGTATAGATATATTGCAAATCTTCGGCCGTCTTGGTGATATTTCCTTCAAAGTAATAAGATAGGGCTGTGCCTAATTTGGCAGAAGAAGCATACTCAAAATCTGCCGTTAAAAACAGCATATCGGCAAAGGATTTGCGTGCTTTTTTGTACTTTCCGGCAGAAAACAATGTCCACCCGCGCGTTAATTCAATAAAAGGATCTTCCGGTTCTAAGACGGCCGCTTGATTAATATAAGATAAGGCTTGCTTTACTTGCCCGCGCTGCAAGGATAAAATAGATAATTCCAAATTAGCACGTGCGGAGACGGATTTGTCAGCAGAATTTTCATATGATTTATAATAAAAGAAACATTCATCCGGATCGGCGGTCAAACATTTTTCAGCCACTTCTTTCAGTTCTGCCGGTTGAGTATAATCCTGAACAGACGTGTGCAAAATTTTATCGTTCAACTGAAAGTCCATACGGGTCACTAAAGAACTTTTGGTCACCGTACCGGACACAAAACCTTCCCCTTCTTTAACGGCTTGTATATTTTCTGCTGCACCTTCGCTCAGGGTAATACTAGCATGCCCCACTGCAGGCACCGCTTTATCAGTCAAAGAGGGCAACACCGTATTTTCTGCACGTGCTATGCCCGCAGCAAATAAAACAAAAACAGATAAAATAAAGGCACATTTTCTCATATACAGATTATACCAAATTCAACTCTATTTCCTGAGCAAAAAAGCAACTCCCTTTTAGGTTTTACATAATTGCTTTTCAGATGGCACGAAAAAAGATACAATATATCCACTATTTTAAACACTTCCTCTATGGAAGTCAAAAGGAGACCCGAAACATGAAAAAACTGATTCTGTTAGGCAGTGCCGTATGTTTGTTGTGTGCTGCTTGTACTACTCCGGGCAAACGTACTGCTTGGGGTGCCGGTGGCGGTGCTGCCGTAGGTGCTTTGGCTGGGGCTATTATCGCCAATAATACCGGCGGTCAAAGCCATCAAGGCGCCATTTACGGTGCTTTGGCTGGTGCAACAGCCGGTGGTTTGTTGGGCAACTATTATGATGCTCAAGCCAAAGAATTAGCCGCTATCGCTGACGTGACTAAAGTAAAAGATGCCAACGGAAAAACCATTCGCTTGGTAATCACTTTGAAAAACGAAATTTTATTCGAAAGCAGCAATGCCGCTTTGTCTGCTGAATCCGTCACCACTTTGAACGATTTGTTGCGCGTACTTAAAAAATACCCGAAAAACAATATCGTAGTAGCCGGTCACACCGACTCTACCGGTTCTGACGAATTGAATAACGCTTTGTCCGTACAACGTGCCAAAGCCGTGTACGACTATTTATTGGCCAATGATTTGCAAACTAAAAGCATTCAATACGTAGGTTATGGCAAAACCAGCCCCGTAGCAGACAATTCTACTGCTGAAGGCCGCGCCAAAAACCGCCGCGTAGAACTTTTGATTACGGCCAATGAAAAAGATTTGCAATAAGCCAATCTTAACTTACAAATCCTCCGGAAAACCGGAGGATTTTTTTTTACGAAACGTAAATTTTCTTACACATATCAGCAGTAAATTTGCTATAAAATATTCATGGCTATCACTCAAAAACATCAAATCAAGGCCTTGATTGAACTGCTTGGCAAAGAAAGCGGCGAGCAGGCGGTGTTTTTGCGTACGGAGTTGGCCCGCATCATGAAAGAACAACCGCAGGCTTTAAGAGATGTTATTGAGCAGGATTTCCATTCCTCTGTACCGGCTGATTTAGTGCATAATATTGAGCAAGCCTGTTGGGAAAACTTAGCCCAAGAAATAGAAGTATTTGTGGCCAAAATCAACCCCTCATTGGAAGAAGCTCTTTCCATAGAAACC
Above is a window of Elusimicrobiaceae bacterium DNA encoding:
- a CDS encoding OmpA family protein, with the translated sequence MKKLILLGSAVCLLCAACTTPGKRTAWGAGGGAAVGALAGAIIANNTGGQSHQGAIYGALAGATAGGLLGNYYDAQAKELAAIADVTKVKDANGKTIRLVITLKNEILFESSNAALSAESVTTLNDLLRVLKKYPKNNIVVAGHTDSTGSDELNNALSVQRAKAVYDYLLANDLQTKSIQYVGYGKTSPVADNSTAEGRAKNRRVELLITANEKDLQ
- a CDS encoding acyl-CoA dehydrogenase family protein, which produces MDYAINEIEQETLNATREFAQKKLKPVRAEMDEKEVFSPEILEEFRKSGMFGVWLPEKYGGLGGGITCLAMAFEEFSRVCAGLALTPGTTALGAIPMFLAATQEQRERWCYDLASGKKLWAFALTEPEAGSDATALKTTAIKEGDYYIVNGTKHFISTGKEADFYTVAVNTNPSRGARGISLLVIEKGTPGFTFGKKEEKMGIRTNPTYELIFENVRVPKENLLGSEGRGLLYVQETLDYSRPGVAAQAVGIAQGALDETVPYLRTRKQFGQPIITFQALAHKVAELAAKTEAGRAMVYNLTHRMDEEFLPAVKAALQNGTTVHDELKKIKGVRWTKYSAMAKLFCANTAMEVADECVTLCGGVAYMRDFPLEKYMRDAKITQIYEGTVHIQKNEIIAALIKEYAAKGE
- a CDS encoding glycosyltransferase family 4 protein, with product MEKTRILYFITALDQGGAQNSVLTTIKRLDRREFETHLAAGKGGRLDGKVKREFKNIHFIPALRHDVRPRYCFHDAIAIIQMGLLMRKLRPHIVHTNAPKAGILGRIAARIFYRKAKVVHTFHGLGFAKEHGAKHFNFFVKTEKFCSSMTDVLVFVSKKNAAEAAQLGIGKGVKSEIIRAGIEFERKLPSNFNPASKKASLKIPATARVVLAIANFKPLKNPLHFVLAAYKVLGKMKNVYFVYTGDGELKTTATNLAKHLGIEKQVIFPGWRGDTDELLAISDVYASTSLREGVPMSLLEAQAHQVPAVCYDVDGISEVVTDNRTGFLVKVKDISALAEKIRTLLRNNGLRERFKNNIERRDFGEFTVPVMIRRQEQLYRSLAPKKQSRHKKFFRHKKHNSHRKFQPKGEHK
- a CDS encoding electron transfer flavoprotein subunit alpha/FixB family protein, which codes for MNEWKNVWILAEVSQGKISPTAYELLTAGKNLATDLGEKLCAVLLGKDVKKFAQDLFEHGADTVYVCDSPALENYIDDVWAKTLSAMISAYKPNKFLLPATNLGRSLSAKTAIFAGTGLTADATEVVINKEDGQMHATRPTFGGNLMATITCTRTRPEMCSLRPMSYPKAAKTEGKTAELVEFAFDAQKYTSLAKFLKFIKSEGEGLDLSEAEVIVAGGRGLGKAEGFELLNKLAVRLGGAVAATRPPVDSGWIEYRRQIGLTGRTVKPKLYIACGISGQIQHMAGCSGADVLVAINKDPEAPIMKMAHYAVEGDLYEVIPAMLEALDK
- a CDS encoding electron transfer flavoprotein subunit beta/FixA family protein, producing MHILACVKQTPKSDNVKIDPVTGCLIRSGAESAINPFDEYALEEAVVLKEQMGGTVSVITMGPAAAENVLRDSIARGADKVYQLSDMAFAGSDTWSTSYALAKGAEKIDQIEKIDVIICGKQTNDSDTGHIGPQISAWLHWPNVAFVKKVISVGEKGLTVERLTEAGTDVIELPFPCVISVVKEISNPRVRSIKGRIAAKRAEVVKWTADDIAADKNKLGVKNCPTRVVKSFSPTRCTNALVIEGTNAKEKAAKLVALLKENKYI